From one Lolium rigidum isolate FL_2022 chromosome 4, APGP_CSIRO_Lrig_0.1, whole genome shotgun sequence genomic stretch:
- the LOC124708019 gene encoding protein LURP-one-related 8-like: MTKVHPNVAAAAAVAASLAAAAAEEEKKGEAVSLTVWRRSLLFNGKGFTVFDSNGDLVFRVETYAGGSPREVVLMDADGRALLTIRRKKLSLADEWLIYDGDAAASSSAPTPAPKRFTARRNISLLPTKSLARLSPARASGGAGDAPSCRYDVEGSYASRSLEMFACASSASGGDQRRRVATVCRKEAAVGPDVFRLVVEPGFEPALAMAVVILLDQMNAS, translated from the exons ATGACCAAGGTGCACCCCAACGTCGCAGCCGCCGCGGCGGTGGCTGCTTCTctcgcggcagcggcagcggaggaggagaagaagggagaggcGGTGTCGCTCACGGTGTGGCGGCGCTCGCTGCTCTTCAACGGGAAAGGGTTCACGGTGTTCGACAGCAACGGTGACCTCGTCTTCCGGGTCGAGACGTACGCCGGCGGCTCACCCCGCGAGGTCGTCCTCATGGACGCCGACGGCCGAGCCCTACTCACCATCCGCCGCAAG AAGCTGAGTCTGGCGGACGAGTGGCTCATCTACGACGGCGAcgcggccgcgtcctcctccgcgcCGACGCCGGCGCCCAAGCGGTTCACGGCGCGGCGGAACATCAGCCTGCTCCCGACCAAGTCCCTCGCGCGCCTGTCGCCGGCGCGAGCGTCGGGCGGTGCTGGGGACGCGCCCAGCTGCCGGTACGACGTGGAGGGCTCCTACGCCAGCCGAAGCCTCGAAATGTTCGCCTGCGCCTCCTCGGCCTCCGGCGGCGACCAGCGTCGGCGCGTCGCCACAGTCTGCCGGAAGGAGGCCGCCGTCGGCCCCGACGTGTTCCGGCTGGTGGTGGAGCCTGGCTTCGAGCCGGCGCTGGCCATGGCCGTCGTCATACTCCTCGATCAGATGAACGCGTCTTAA